One Halichondria panicea chromosome 3, odHalPani1.1, whole genome shotgun sequence genomic region harbors:
- the LOC135332991 gene encoding uncharacterized protein LOC135332991, translating to MASIVTEFVGPRPGCYIMKFCQGTTEMIGRFVVLVLAVGVLIASAVSLGLVAALPSFTDPVSRVIINAGTDVNTETLFFNSYSGGGVGVGSAVLIIVWESLMIILRFLNIGLLNIKSTVFLVIDIVVGLVLAVVVNISGILGAYMASEWSKVIPPLDASAARDSLIALAVIALLDGLLLALLATWIIVFVMRKWNNEVIKETAKDII from the exons ATGGCAAGTATTGTGACCGAGTTTGTGGGACCAAGACCTGGCTGCTACATCATGAAGTTCTGTCAAGGAACAACAGAAATGATAGGCAGATTTGTAGTTCTG GTATTGGCCGTTGGTGTTCTTATTGCCTCAGCAGTCTCACTCGGACTAGTGGCAGCTCTCCCTTCATTCACAGACCCGGTATCCAGGGTCATCATTAACGCGGGGACCGATGTCAATACAGAGACTCTATTCTTCAACTCCTATTcgggtgggggtgtgggggtTGGTTCGGCTGTGCTGATTATCGTCTGGGAAAGTTTGATGATCATCCTGAGGTTCCTCAATATAGGACTGCTCAATATTAAGAGCACGGTTTTCCTGGTGATT GACATAGTGGTTGGCTTGGTGCTGGCTGTGGTGGTGAACATCAGTGGTATTCTGGGAGCCTACATGGCCAGTGAGTGGAGCAAGGTCATCCCACCCCTCGATGCGTCCGCCGCAAGGGACTCGCTCATTGCTCTAGCT gTGATTGCCCTCCTGGATGGACTGTTATTGGCTCTACTGGCTACATGGATTATTGTATTTGTCATGAGAAAGTGGAACAACGAAGTTATCAAAGAAACCGCCAAAGACATAATTTAA
- the LOC135332988 gene encoding methylthioribose-1-phosphate isomerase-like, with protein sequence MSLEAIKYNGHKLQILNQLLLPFQSVYEEISGHQNAWDAIRSMKVRGAPAIAIVGTLSVALELKDQDFQDGESGRQALLSNVTSMFEHLKTARPTAVNIAEAADRFINRTSELLKKLLDNKTNGIRDILILEMERMLPDDIATNKAIGKHGAQRILEHCKNDRATILTHCNTGSLATAGYGTALGVVRVLHETGRLEHVYCTETRPYNQGARLTAYELVQDQLPGTLVCDSMGALLMKERKISAVVVGADRVVSNGDTANKIGTYQLAIAAKYHNIPFYIASPLKTIDFRLKSGDQITIEERPANEMVCLGGQRIAADGIGVWNPAFDVTPAELITGGIITEKGVCAANCLKFLQC encoded by the exons ATGTCTCTTGAAGCAATCAAGTACAATGGACACAAGCTGCAGATCTTGAATCAATTGCTTCTACCATTCCAGTCAGTGTATGAGGAGATCAGTGGCCACCAAAATGCTTGGGATGCAATACGTTCCATGAAG GTCCGAGGTGCTCCTGCTATTGCTATTGTGGGCACTTTGAGTGTTGCACTGGAGCTGAAGGACCAGGACTTCCAAGATGGGGAGTCGGGACGGCAGGCTTTGTTGAGCAATGTCACCTCAATGTTTGAACATCTAAAGACAGCTCGTCCTACTGCTGTGAACATAGCAGAAGCAGCTGACAGATTCATTAATAGGACATCTGAACTGCTAAAGAAATTGTTGGACAATAAGACAAATGGCATACGAGATATTCTAATTCTTGAGATGGAGCGTATGCTCCCTGACGATATTGCTACAAATAAAGCCATTGGAAAACACGGTGCACAGCGTATCCTGGAACATTGCAAAAATGATAGAGCGACTATACTTACGCATTGTAATACGGGATCCCTAGCTACCGCTGGTTATGGTACCGCATTAGGCGTTGTGCGAGTGTTACACGAGACAGGAAGATTGGAGCATGTCTACTGCACGGAGACAAGGCCGTACAATCAAGGAGCTAGACTGACAGCTTACGAACTAGTACAAGACCAATTACCGGGGACGTTGGTGTGCGATTCCATGGGTGCATTACTTATGAAGGAACGAAAGATATCTGCTGTTGTTGTTGGAGCTGATAGAGTCGTTTCCAATGGAGATACTGCTAATAAAATAGGGACTTATCAGCTGGCGATTGCAGCCAAGTACCACAATATTCCATTCTACATTGCTTCTCCACTCAAGACTATAGATTTTAGACTGAAATCTGGTGATCAGATTACGATTGAGGAGAGACCAGCCAATGAGATGGTGTGTTTGGGTGGGCAGAGGATTGCTGCTGATGGTATTGGAGTATGGAACCCTGCATTTGACGTTACCCCGGCTGAACTGATTACTGGTGGCATCATTACCGAGAAGGGTGTGTGTGCTGCTAACTGTCTCAAGTTTCTGCAATGTTAA
- the LOC135332989 gene encoding protein XRP2-like yields MGCCLSEEVKQHEDGETKPKYSWEREERVDRSLLMVCKQEGGVVTRLPGQLNGKQFIAQECTQTTILVLDHTETVTIDRCTDCQIIVAPCRTSVFLRDCSNCVCVVACQQLRTRDCKKCTLSLLSTTPPVIEASSKMTFSCYQCSYPQLRGLFDSAGLSVFNNSWSTIHDFTGGTGGGNWSIASGDNPVRIDLPAEVADVGVSFSAEDSIVPLTVGPKQRPPDECCLVVFFDTEESDAPVVRFVSALRGKMTLVHTKRVQLASHEAERVFPSNQELASRSSKGRVIFLEVAGSDCSQLCAQATGSLGDSAYVSPTVEQGKADVDAFISYLETNVGM; encoded by the exons ATGGGTTGCTGTTTATCAGAAGAAGTAAAGCAGCATGAAGATGGAGAAACCAAGCCCAAATACAGCTG GGAGAGAGAAGAAAGAGTGGACCGTAGCTTGCTCATGGTGTGCAAACAAGAGGGTGGTGTAGTGACTAGACTACCAGGACAACTCAACGGGAAGCAGTTCATTGCACAGGAGTGCACACAGACCACCATTCTAGTGCTTGACCACACCGAGACTGTCACCATTGATAGGTGCACTGACTGTCAGATTATAGTGGCTCCTTGCAGAACAAG TGTGTTTCTCCGTGACTGCTCCAACTGTGTCTGTGTGGTGGCCTGTCAGCAGCTGAGAACCAGAGACTGTAAGAAGTGTACTCTCTCCCTCCTCTCCACCACCCCTCCCGTCATAGAGGCCTCCTCTAAAATGACCTTCTCCTGCTACCAGTGCAGCTATCCCCAACTGAGAG GTTTATTTGACTCTGCTGGACTGAGTGTCTTCAACAATTCTTGGAGCACTATCCATGACTTCACAGGTGGCACAGGTGGTGGTAACTGGTCGATAGCCTCGGGGGATAACCCTGTAAGGATTGACCTGCCAGCTGAGGTTGCAGACGTTGGGGTCAGTTTCAGTGCAGAGGACAGCATAGTGCCACTGACTGTGGGTCCTAAGCAGAGACCCCCAGATGAG TGTTGTCTGGTTGTATTCTTCGATACTGAAGAATCTGATGCTCCAGTTGTGAGATTTGTGTCCGCCTTGAGAGGCAAAATGACTCTGGTACACACGAAGAGGGTACAGCTGGCCAGTCACGAAGCAGAGAGAGTGTTCCCTAGCAACCAGGAGTTAGCCTCAAGATCCAGCAAAG GTCGTGTGATTTTCTTGGAGGTGGCTGGAAGTGATTGCTCCCAGCTGTGTGCTCAGGCTACAGGTTCCCTTGGAGACAGTGCGTATGTGTCCCCTACAGTGGAGCAGGGAAAAGCAGATGTGGACGCTTTCATTAGCTATCTAGAGACCAATGTTGGAATGTAG
- the LOC135332987 gene encoding kinesin-II 95 kDa subunit-like, translating to MWSRKREGLRLHHGRLAAHICTWGSEVVFLLSLSSFELVAVTEYPGGFSKMAEAVRVLVRCRPMNERERKLECGVVVQMDPKIVQVQLLKPTTSKEQIPPKMFTFDGVYNTQDTTQQIYEEMCFSLVGGVLEGYNGTVFAYGQTGCGKSFSMMGVEDPAVNRGIIPRAFEHVFDHVAVASDIKFLVRASYLEIYNEEVRDLLGRDAKKKLDLHEHPEKGVYVQGLSMHKVHNVSDLENVMELGSKNRSVGATLMNVDSSRSHSIFSIDIEMLESGVGGAEDKLRAGRLNLVDLAGSERQSKTGSTGARLKEATKINLSLSALGNVISALVDGKSKHIPYRDSKLTRLLQSSLGGNTKTLMIACVSPADNNYDETLSTLRYANRAKNIKNKPKINEDPKDALLREYQEEIKKLKMMLLGQMDVPTDFQGGDISPPKQPLSPPYHQGDIQPEDSGLVGPSEDMWKKWEEEKEAIRREYEARIAQLQEQFGREQADREKLQQELDQLQNDWDEQLNEAQDRFNVSASVTPNRSQHSNKTLISPHHSKNNTGRAGTPVALVSTESLATETATMEASKGAEGPGVMVVDEQLETELGKEHGAALKRLEELQKDMIGGEKADDESLRKDLDDRRLVAEEREANLRDENALFDDDGIVERIFNSLTDEVRVKTHHIEKLQTKVRSAEDDIQDLNSEFEIERQDYLDSIRDQDKKLKLYEQLLRTVVPCLRRDCNYFNIDKVMDDCKWNDDQSQWLLPKLVVTKSNLSPVNSKATALDKRSGLMNMGKQASTPEMRNGAAISKGLHSSNSTLVQPGSHDTQEEDSRLLTHIQKFGQPEYFKPKRQLELLGQSKEMSSPEHSSNLPGLDTSFSSKKVGSSTNLQPSAAAVHGIDLSGDPVYNRRPGKLQSLPGKAPLPTLNSMTVSPHRSQHNNLLDKVEKRLSNRKKNSLEPLSDIKGRKPH from the exons ATGTGGTCACGaaagagggaggggctgagaTTACACCACGGTCGCTTAGCTGCACACATTTGCACCTGGGGCAGTGAAGTTGTGTTcttgctctctctctctagctTTGAGCTTGTTGCAGTTACCGAGTATCCAGGAGGGTTCTCCAAAATGGCTGAAGCTGTGAGGGTTCTCGTGAGGTGTCGGCCAATGAATGAAAGAGAGCGTAAACTGGAGTGTGGA GTGGTTGTACAAATGGATCCGAAAATAGTACAAGTGCAACTTTTAAAGCCGACTACCTCCAAGGAGCAAATCCCCCCGAAGATGTTCACTTTTGATGGAGTCTACAACACACAGGACACGACCCAGCAAATCTACGAGGAGATGTGTTTCTCCCTAGTGGGTGGAGTTCTCGAGGGCTACAATGGGACTGTGTTTGCATATGGTCAGACGGGATGTGGGAAAAGCTTCTCTATGATGGGAGTGGAGGACCCTGCCGTGAATAGAGGTATCATTCCCAGAGCATTTGAGCACGTTTTTGATCATGTGGCTGTCGCAAGTGATATCAAATTCTTGGTTAGAGCTTCCTACCTTGAAATCTACAATGAAGAG GTCAGGGATCTGCTTGGTAGAGATGCTAAGAAGAAACTGGACCTTCACGAGCACCCTGAAAAAGGAGTGTATGTACAGGGACTCTCAATGCACAAG GTGCACAATGTGTCTGATCTTGAGAATGTGATGGAGCTGGGTAGCAAGAACCGCAGTGTGGGTGCTACCCTCATGAACGTGGACTCCTCTCGCTCCCACTCTATATTCAGTATAGACATTGAGATGCTCGAGAGTGGGGTGGGAGGGGCTGAAGATAAGTTGAGGGCGGGTAGACTCAACCTTGTGGATCTGGCTGGGAGTGAGAGACAGTCTAAGACCGGGTCCACTG GTGCTCGTCTGAAGGAAGCCACCAAAATCAACCTCTCCCTCTCTGCTCTGGGTAACGTCATCTCTGCTCTAGTGGACGGCAAGTCAAAACACATTCCCTATCGTGACTCTAAGCTCACTCGATTGCTCCAATCTTCTCTCGGCGGTAACACCAAAACTCTCATGATTGCTTGTGTCAGTCCAGCTGATAATAACTATGACGAAACCCTCAG tacccTACGCTATGCCAATCGAGCTAAGAACATCAAGAACAAGCCCAAGATCAATGAGGACCCCAAAGATGCACTGCTGCGAGAGTACcaggaggaaataaagaagcTGAAGATGATGCTACTCGGACAGATGGATGTTCCTACTGACTTTCAAG GTGGTGATATATCACCACCCAAACAGCCGCTTTCCCCTCCATATCATCAAGGAGACATACAGCCTGAGGACAGTGGGCTGGTTGGACCCTCAGAGGACATGTGGAAGAAGTGGGAAGAAGAAAAGGAGGCTATTAGAAG AGAGTATGAAGCGAGGATAGCTCAGCTTCAAGAGCAATTTGGACGAGAGCAAGCTGACAGAGAGAAGCTTCAACAAGAGCTGGATCAGCTGCAGAATGACTgggatgagcagctcaatgaaGCACAG GATCGCTTCAACGTGTCTGCTAGTGTCACCCCCAACAGGTCTCAACACTCCAACAAGACACTCATATCACCACACCACTCCAAAAATAACACAGGAAGAGCTGGTACCCCAGTAGCTTTAGTATCTACAGAGAGCCTGGCTACTGAAACTGCTACAATGGAGGCCTCTAAAGGTGCAGAGGGCCCTGGAGTGATGGTGGTCGATGAGCAGTTAGAGACTGAGCTTGGCAAGGAGCATGGGGCAGCTCTAAAGAGACTGGAGGAGCTTCAGAAAGACATGATCGGAGGAGAAAAAGCTG ATGATGAGTCCCTGCGGAAGGACCTTGATGACAGACGTCTAGTGGCTGAGGAGAGAGAGGCCAACCTGAGGGATGAGAATGCTTTATTTGATGACGATGGCATTGTAGAACGGATATTTAACTCTCTCACAG ATGAAGTACGTGTCAAGACCCACCACATTGAAAAACTCCAGACAAAAGTGCGTTCAGCTGAAGACGACATCCAAGATCTGAATTCAGAGTTTGAGATCGAACGACAAGACTACCTTGATTCAATTCGTGACCAAGATAAGAAACTTAAACTGTACGAGCAGTTACTGAGAACAGTGGTCCCTTGTCTAAGACGAGACTGTAACTATTTCAACATTGATAAAGTCATGGACGATTGTAAATGGAACGATGACCAATCACAGTGGCTGCTTCCGAAATTAGTGGTAACAAAGTCCAATCTTTCTCCCGTAAACTCAAAAGCAACTGCCCTCGATAAACGTAGCGGGCTTATGAACATGGGGAAGCAAGCGAGCACACCTGAAATGCGCAATGGAGCAGCTATCTCTAAGGGCTTACACTCTTCAAACTCAACATTGGTTCAGCCAGGAAGCCATGACACGCAAGAAGAAGATAGTAGGCTTCTCACACATATACAAAAGTTTGGACAACCAGAGTACTTTAAACCGAAAAGACAACTAGAATTACTTGGGCAATCAAAGGAAATGTCTTCACCTGAACATTCGAGTAACTTACCTGGTCTTGATACGAGTTTCTCTAGCAAGAAAGTAGGCAGCAGTACAAATTTACAACCCAGTGCAGCAGCAGTCCATGGCATAGACCTGTCTGGAGACCCTGTGTATAATCGAAGGCCTGGCAAGTTGCAGTCTCTACCGGGGAAAGCACCATTGCCCACTCTGAACAGTATGACCGTTAGTCCTCATCGCTCCCAACACAATAACTTACTCGATAAAGTGGAAAAAAGACTGTCCAATAGGAAGAAAAACAGTTTAGAACCTTTGAGTGATATCAAGGGCAGAAAGCCCCATTAA
- the LOC135333116 gene encoding TD and POZ domain-containing protein 3-like, which translates to MSIEFLEVTPKIPSPKCSIINDIQSVIEGNDEFQNVTLLVGPRDSREEIKANKMMLMARSPVFAVMFQSEMVEKATSTVEITDISTNEFKILLKFIYTDDKPDLNDLKTIEDVIIDADKYQIIRLKNLCENQLLTNYLSIENAGHLLAFADQYDLKFKNYVIERF; encoded by the coding sequence ATGTCAATAGAATTCCTCGAAGTAACCCCCAAAATTCCCTCACCCAAGTGCTCCATTATCAATGATATTCAATCGGTGATTGAGGGAAACGATGAATTCCAAAATGTCACCTTGCTGGTTGGACCAAGAGATTCAAGAGAGGAGATCAAAGCAAACAAGATGATGCTTATGGCTCGATCACCAGTGTTTGCTGTCATGTTCCAGAGTGAGATGGTGGAAAAAGCCACCAGTACTGTTGAGATAACTGACATTAGCACCAACGAGTTCAAGATATTGCTAAAGTTCATTTACACAGACGATAAACCTGATTTAAACGACTTGAAAACTATTGAAGATGTTATCATTGATGCTGACAAGTACCAAATTATTCGACTGAAAAATCTTTGTGAAAATCAACTTCTCACTAATTATCTAAGCATCGAAAATGCTGGTCATCTGCTTGCCTTTGCGGACCAGTATGATCTCAAGTTCAAAAATTACGTCATCGAGAGATTCTGA